CATAATCCATTTGATGGAATATTTACAAAACCGGGACTTGCTTGTCAACAGACAAAGCGGTTATCTGAGGATAATTTGGTCCCAACGGCACTGGAATCGGTCAACGCGATCGATCCCCCTATCTTCCTTGCATGTGTTCATGCTATTCTAACCCACGTATAGTTCGCTCATGCTCACCGGTACGAACCTCAAATATGCGAGGGCTCACAACCTGCGGATCGTTCTTGAAATCGTCCGGCTCTTCGGCCCACTACCCCGGAAGGAAATCGCGCTCCGCACCGGCCTGAAGTTGCAGACGGTATCCAACATCACGCGCAACCTGATCGAGAGCGGGCTCATCCTGGAGGCGGACCGGCTGCAGGAAGGGCGCGGCGCACCGACGACGCTGCTCACGCTGAATCCGAAGGGGGCGTATTCGATCGGGTTGGATTTCGACCGGGAGCACTTTACGGGCGTGCTGGTGGACTTCCTCGGGAAGGTGTGTCAGCGGGTGAGCCAGCCGGTGCACTTCCCGATGCCTGAGGAGGCATTGACCATGATGGACGAGGCCGTCCAGACGTTGATCCGCCGGCAGGACATCGAGCCCTCCCGCCTCTGGGGAGTCGGGCTCGGATTGCCAGGTCCGCTGGGTGTGGCCTCGGGGCTCGAGGGTATCCGGGTGGTGAACGCGAGCGAGTTTCCGGGATGGACCAACGTCCCCATCGCCGACATCCTCGGCAAACGCCTCAAACTGCCCATCTTTATCGAAAACAACGCCTCGGCGGCAGCGGTGGGCGAGCGGTGGTACGGGCGCGGGCAACACCTCGAGAACTTCTTCTATCTGTTTTTTGGCGTGGGCCTCGGGGGCGGCCTCATCGTCAACGGCCGGCCCTACGAGGGTCA
The DNA window shown above is from Rhodothermales bacterium and carries:
- a CDS encoding ROK family transcriptional regulator codes for the protein MLTGTNLKYARAHNLRIVLEIVRLFGPLPRKEIALRTGLKLQTVSNITRNLIESGLILEADRLQEGRGAPTTLLTLNPKGAYSIGLDFDREHFTGVLVDFLGKVCQRVSQPVHFPMPEEALTMMDEAVQTLIRRQDIEPSRLWGVGLGLPGPLGVASGLEGIRVVNASEFPGWTNVPIADILGKRLKLPIFIENNASAAAVGERWYGRGQHLENFFYLFFGVGLGGGLIVNGRPYEGHFGNAGEIWGVPTATGSTASPGIIKPHLGVFFSLPRLSEHLARLGIVISHPEELGALFERREPAFMAWLEEGLAQLAPFILTVEAMLDPQAIFLGGRYPEALTDYMKTRLETMLPLLRIEGMMTNPALHCGTAGQDATALGVATLPMYSSFAPIPEVLMKHAAGDTAPSPRL